In a single window of the Serratia quinivorans genome:
- the yceI gene encoding Uncharacterized conserved protein — protein MTNQGQHAFIEFRIQHLGYSWLYGTFKDFDGGFTFDEKDPSKDKVNVTINTASVDTNHAERDKHLRSAEFLNVEKNKQAKFESTEVKKNGEGYAVVGNLTLNGVTKPVTLDAKLIGQGNDPWGGYRAGFEANGKIKLKDFGITTDLGPASQDVELIISVEGVRAK, from the coding sequence TTGACAAACCAGGGGCAGCACGCCTTTATCGAATTCCGCATCCAGCACCTGGGTTACAGCTGGCTGTACGGCACCTTCAAGGATTTTGACGGCGGCTTCACCTTCGACGAAAAAGATCCGTCCAAGGACAAGGTTAACGTCACGATCAACACCGCCAGCGTCGATACCAACCACGCTGAGCGTGATAAACACCTGCGCAGCGCCGAGTTCCTGAACGTGGAAAAGAACAAACAGGCCAAGTTTGAATCCACCGAAGTGAAAAAGAACGGCGAAGGCTATGCGGTGGTTGGTAACCTGACGCTGAATGGCGTGACCAAACCGGTCACACTGGACGCCAAACTGATCGGTCAGGGCAACGACCCATGGGGTGGCTACCGTGCCGGCTTTGAAGCCAACGGTAAAATCAAGTTGAAAGACTTTGGCATCACCACCGATCTCGGCCCGGCATCGCAGGACGTGGAGCTGATTATTTCTGTGGAAGGCGTTCGCGCGAAGTAA
- a CDS encoding Protein of uncharacterised function (DUF2770) → MLNKILSAIVNNVREHLVLYICLWLVLLALDVYFFFMP, encoded by the coding sequence ATGCTAAACAAAATACTGTCGGCGATCGTCAACAACGTACGCGAACATCTGGTGCTGTATATCTGCCTGTGGCTGGTGTTGTTGGCGCTGGACGTCTATTTCTTCTTTATGCCTTAA
- the htrB_2 gene encoding Lipid A biosynthesis lauroyl acyltransferase — MGKPAIIPFTPRRLPDAKGYELIMQPAVENFPLDNELDAAAFMNKVVEKEILMAPDQYMWLHRRFKTRPEGEPSLY; from the coding sequence ATGGGCAAGCCAGCCATTATTCCCTTTACCCCGCGCCGCCTGCCGGATGCCAAAGGGTATGAGCTGATTATGCAGCCGGCGGTGGAAAACTTCCCGCTGGATAATGAGCTCGATGCCGCCGCCTTTATGAATAAGGTGGTGGAGAAGGAAATCCTGATGGCGCCGGATCAGTACATGTGGCTGCACCGCCGCTTCAAAACCCGCCCGGAAGGCGAGCCTTCACTCTACTGA
- the dinI gene encoding DNA-damage-inducible protein I has protein sequence MRVEVTIDKTKPLPSGAIEALTSELSKRVNRQFPDTVVQVRYAGSNGLSVLGGLKTDKDLIADILQETWESADDWFSAE, from the coding sequence ATGCGTGTTGAAGTCACTATAGATAAAACCAAACCGCTACCGTCAGGGGCCATCGAAGCTCTGACCAGTGAGTTGAGCAAGCGGGTAAACCGCCAATTTCCAGACACTGTGGTTCAGGTCCGTTATGCCGGTTCCAATGGGCTTTCGGTTCTGGGCGGCCTGAAAACAGATAAAGATCTGATCGCGGACATTCTCCAGGAAACCTGGGAAAGTGCTGACGATTGGTTTAGCGCAGAATAA
- the tqsA_1 gene encoding Transport of quorum-sensing signal protein: MIAAVPPLIQALLFNGFGDALVVAAGFITINLVIGNMLEPRVMGRGLGLSTLVVFLSLIFWGWLMGPVGMLLSVPLTIITRIALETTEGGHKLAVILGDGQPVKPLTPE; this comes from the coding sequence GTGATCGCCGCCGTTCCGCCGCTGATTCAGGCTCTGTTATTTAACGGATTTGGTGATGCTCTGGTAGTGGCTGCAGGCTTTATCACCATCAATTTGGTGATTGGCAATATGCTGGAGCCGCGTGTGATGGGGCGCGGGCTGGGGCTGTCAACGTTGGTGGTGTTCTTGTCATTGATCTTCTGGGGATGGCTGATGGGGCCGGTGGGGATGTTGCTGTCGGTGCCCCTGACCATTATTACCCGTATCGCGCTGGAGACCACCGAAGGTGGGCATAAACTGGCGGTGATTCTCGGTGATGGCCAGCCGGTTAAACCGCTTACTCCGGAGTAA
- a CDS encoding putative rhodanese-related sulfurtransferase, whose protein sequence is MPVLHNRISNEELKARMLAETEPRTTVSFYKYFTIEDPKAFRDSLYVQFDKLKVFGRIYVAKEGINAQISVPQNKFEAFKAALFASHPALDQVRLNIALEDDGKSFWVLRLKVRERIVADGLDDESFNPANVGEYLQADRVNQMIDDPDTLFVDMRNHYEYEVGHFENAIEVPSDTFRDQLPMAVEMLQDNKDKNIVMYCTGGIRCEKASAYMLHNGFKNVYHVEGGIIEYARKAKEQGLPLKFVGKNFVFDERMGERISDDVIANCHQCGAPCDTHTNCLNDGCHLLFIQCPSCAAKFEGCCSEICREELKLPREEQRARRAGRENGIKIFNKSKGLLQTTMHIPAPEEDKDSAN, encoded by the coding sequence ATGCCAGTGTTACATAACCGAATTTCTAATGAGGAACTGAAGGCGCGCATGCTGGCGGAAACCGAGCCGCGCACCACAGTTTCTTTTTATAAATACTTCACCATCGAAGATCCCAAAGCGTTTCGCGACAGCCTGTACGTTCAGTTCGACAAGCTGAAGGTGTTCGGCCGCATTTATGTGGCGAAAGAGGGGATCAACGCGCAAATCAGCGTGCCGCAGAATAAATTCGAGGCGTTCAAAGCCGCACTCTTTGCCTCACATCCGGCGCTGGACCAGGTTCGGCTGAATATCGCCCTGGAAGACGATGGAAAATCCTTCTGGGTGCTGCGCCTGAAAGTGCGTGAACGCATCGTTGCCGACGGCCTCGATGACGAGAGCTTCAACCCGGCGAACGTCGGTGAGTATCTGCAGGCCGATCGCGTTAACCAGATGATTGACGATCCGGATACGCTGTTTGTCGATATGCGTAACCATTACGAATATGAAGTCGGCCACTTTGAAAACGCCATCGAAGTGCCGTCGGACACTTTCCGTGATCAACTGCCGATGGCGGTTGAGATGCTGCAGGACAATAAAGACAAAAATATTGTCATGTACTGCACCGGCGGGATCCGCTGTGAAAAAGCCAGTGCCTATATGTTGCATAACGGCTTCAAGAACGTCTATCACGTGGAAGGCGGCATTATCGAGTATGCGCGTAAGGCAAAAGAACAGGGGTTGCCGCTGAAGTTTGTTGGCAAAAACTTTGTGTTTGACGAGCGTATGGGCGAGCGAATTTCTGACGATGTGATCGCCAATTGTCATCAGTGCGGTGCGCCTTGCGATACTCACACCAACTGCCTGAATGACGGCTGTCACCTGTTGTTTATTCAGTGCCCGAGCTGTGCGGCCAAATTTGAAGGTTGCTGCAGCGAGATCTGCCGCGAAGAGCTGAAGTTGCCGCGTGAAGAACAGCGCGCGCGGCGAGCCGGCCGTGAAAATGGCATCAAAATTTTCAATAAGTCGAAAGGGTTATTGCAGACCACGATGCACATTCCGGCACCGGAAGAAGATAAAGACTCGGCAAACTGA
- the ymfD_1 gene encoding Bacillibactin exporter produces MAPAPELINWKRNLFVAWLGCFLTGAAFSLIMPFLPLYVETLGVTGHQALNMWSGLVFSITFLFSAIASPFWGGLADRRGRKLMLLRSALGMSIVMLLMGMAQNIWQFLALRAVLGLLGGFIPNANALIATQVPRNRSGWALGTLSTGGVSGALIGPLIGGLLADQYGLRPVFYITAGVLLTCFVLTLLYVKEQFTPVQKKDMLHARQVFAALKSPKLILSLFVTTMIIQIATGSIAPILTLYVRDLAGDIHNLAFVSGLIASVPGVAALMSAPRLGKLGDRIGPERILVFMLIVSVLLLIPMAFVQTPWQLGVLRFLLGAADGALLPAVQTLLIYNCTNQVAGRIFSYNQSFRDIGNVSGPLMGAAVSASYGFRAVFCVTALVVLFNAVYSWWCLQRRPTRMREDTLQEE; encoded by the coding sequence ATGGCTCCGGCACCCGAACTCATCAACTGGAAACGCAATCTTTTTGTCGCCTGGCTGGGGTGTTTCCTCACCGGTGCCGCCTTCAGTCTGATCATGCCATTCCTGCCGCTGTATGTAGAAACCCTCGGTGTTACCGGCCACCAGGCACTGAATATGTGGTCTGGGCTGGTATTTAGCATTACCTTCCTGTTCTCTGCGATTGCCTCCCCATTCTGGGGCGGTTTGGCCGATCGCCGTGGGCGCAAACTGATGCTGTTACGATCGGCATTGGGCATGTCGATAGTGATGCTGCTGATGGGCATGGCGCAGAATATTTGGCAGTTTTTGGCGCTACGCGCGGTGCTGGGCCTGCTCGGCGGTTTTATCCCCAACGCCAATGCGCTGATTGCCACACAGGTGCCGCGCAATCGCAGCGGTTGGGCACTGGGTACCCTGTCCACCGGCGGCGTCAGCGGTGCATTGATTGGGCCGCTGATTGGCGGCCTGCTAGCCGACCAGTATGGCCTGAGGCCGGTGTTCTACATTACCGCCGGTGTGCTGCTGACCTGCTTTGTGCTGACGCTGCTGTATGTCAAAGAGCAGTTCACCCCGGTGCAGAAAAAAGACATGCTGCACGCCCGTCAGGTCTTCGCGGCGCTAAAAAGCCCCAAGCTGATCCTCAGCCTGTTTGTCACCACCATGATTATTCAGATTGCCACCGGATCCATCGCACCGATCCTGACGCTGTACGTCCGTGATTTGGCCGGTGACATTCATAATCTGGCCTTTGTCAGCGGCCTGATCGCTTCAGTACCGGGCGTCGCCGCGCTAATGAGTGCGCCACGGCTGGGCAAACTGGGCGACAGGATCGGCCCGGAGCGTATTCTGGTGTTTATGCTGATCGTATCGGTGCTGTTACTGATCCCGATGGCGTTTGTGCAAACCCCGTGGCAACTCGGCGTACTTCGCTTCCTGCTAGGCGCTGCCGATGGCGCACTGCTGCCGGCGGTACAAACCTTGCTGATCTACAACTGCACCAATCAGGTTGCCGGGCGGATCTTCAGCTATAACCAATCGTTCCGCGATATCGGCAACGTCAGTGGCCCATTAATGGGGGCCGCCGTCTCCGCCAGTTATGGCTTCCGTGCAGTATTCTGCGTCACCGCTCTGGTGGTGCTGTTCAACGCCGTTTATTCCTGGTGGTGTTTGCAACGTCGCCCGACGCGAATGAGAGAAGACACCCTGCAGGAAGAGTAA
- a CDS encoding biofilm formation regulatory protein BssS, which produces MDRNDEVIQTHPLVGWDISTVDAYDAMMIRLHYLSSRDQTPEDAQVDRTLWLTTDVARQLINILEAGIAKIEATDYQDLDRKKH; this is translated from the coding sequence ATGGACAGAAATGATGAAGTAATTCAGACACACCCGCTTGTTGGTTGGGATATCAGTACTGTCGACGCTTATGACGCCATGATGATACGCCTTCATTACCTGTCTTCACGAGATCAGACACCCGAAGATGCCCAAGTAGACAGAACTCTTTGGCTCACCACAGATGTCGCACGTCAATTAATCAATATATTAGAAGCCGGCATCGCCAAGATTGAAGCAACGGATTACCAGGACCTTGATCGTAAAAAGCACTAA
- the pyrC gene encoding Dihydroorotase: MTAQPQALKIRRPDDWHIHLRDDDMLKTVLPYTSQVFGRAIVMPNLAPPITTVAAAYAYRDRILAAVPQGHDFTPLMTCYLTNSLDAAELVNGFEQGVFTAAKLYPANATTNSSHGVSDVKAIYPLFEQMQKIGMPLLIHGEVTDAAVDIFDREARFIEQVMEPIRQQFPELKIVFEHITTKEAAQYVQEGNRFLGATITPQHLMFNRNHMLVGGIRPHLFCLPILKRNIHQDALRKAVASGSDRFFLGTDSAPHAKHRKESSCGCAGVFNAPNAIPAYASVFEQLGALDHLEAFCSLNGPRFYGLPVNTDFIELQRVATTQPEEIAMGSETVIPFLAGESLSWSVKA, translated from the coding sequence ATGACCGCACAACCTCAAGCCCTAAAAATTCGCCGCCCTGACGACTGGCACATCCATCTGCGCGATGACGACATGCTGAAAACGGTATTGCCTTATACCAGTCAGGTCTTTGGCCGGGCGATTGTGATGCCGAACCTGGCTCCGCCAATTACTACCGTCGCCGCGGCTTACGCTTATCGTGACCGTATTCTGGCAGCGGTCCCTCAGGGACATGATTTCACCCCGCTGATGACCTGCTACCTGACCAATTCACTGGATGCAGCCGAACTGGTCAACGGGTTTGAGCAAGGCGTGTTCACCGCCGCCAAGCTTTACCCGGCCAATGCCACTACCAATTCCAGCCACGGCGTCAGCGATGTGAAAGCCATTTACCCGCTGTTCGAGCAAATGCAGAAAATCGGCATGCCACTGTTGATTCACGGTGAAGTGACCGATGCCGCCGTTGATATTTTCGATCGCGAGGCTCGCTTTATTGAGCAGGTCATGGAGCCGATTCGTCAGCAGTTCCCTGAACTTAAAATCGTCTTCGAACACATCACCACCAAAGAAGCGGCGCAGTACGTGCAGGAAGGCAATCGTTTCCTTGGCGCGACCATCACCCCTCAGCACCTGATGTTTAACCGCAACCACATGCTGGTTGGCGGTATCCGTCCGCACCTGTTTTGCCTGCCAATCCTGAAACGCAATATTCACCAGGACGCACTGCGCAAAGCCGTTGCCAGCGGTTCGGATCGCTTCTTCCTCGGCACCGACTCCGCACCACATGCCAAACACCGCAAGGAATCCAGCTGCGGCTGCGCCGGCGTATTCAACGCTCCCAATGCGATCCCGGCTTACGCCAGCGTGTTCGAGCAACTCGGTGCGCTGGATCATCTGGAAGCCTTCTGCTCATTGAACGGCCCGCGTTTTTATGGCCTGCCGGTCAATACCGATTTCATCGAGCTGCAACGCGTAGCGACGACTCAGCCGGAAGAGATCGCCATGGGCAGCGAAACGGTCATTCCATTCCTGGCCGGGGAGAGTCTGAGCTGGTCGGTGAAAGCATAA
- a CDS encoding YCII-related domain produces the protein MYIVSLTYHRPIEEVDSHLEGHIAWLKKYFQDGTFIASGRKNPRTGGVILVKGIERAQLDIIVGQDPFNAVAHYEITDVALSTTSSGFELLAGL, from the coding sequence ATGTACATCGTTAGCCTGACCTACCATCGCCCGATAGAAGAAGTCGACAGCCACCTCGAGGGGCATATCGCCTGGCTGAAAAAATATTTCCAGGACGGTACCTTCATTGCCTCCGGCCGTAAGAACCCGCGCACCGGTGGTGTGATCCTGGTAAAAGGTATCGAGCGTGCGCAGTTGGACATCATTGTCGGGCAAGATCCTTTCAACGCCGTAGCCCACTATGAAATTACCGATGTCGCCCTCTCCACCACCTCCAGCGGTTTTGAACTGCTTGCCGGGCTTTAA
- the yceJ gene encoding Cytochrome b561 homolog 2 — protein sequence MLWKNTANRFGHISVLIHWLVALTVYGMFALGLWMVTLGYYDVWYHQAPEIHKSIGTLLFIVMVVRVIWRFVSPPPKPLASYGRFTRVSAILAHLALYVVLFSILISGYLISTADGQPISVFGWFDIPATVTGMAEQADTAGTIHLYLAWVVVVLSVLHGLAALKHHFVDRDVTLKRMLGSSAD from the coding sequence ATGCTGTGGAAAAATACCGCCAATCGTTTTGGTCATATTTCAGTGCTGATCCACTGGCTGGTCGCACTGACGGTGTACGGCATGTTTGCCCTGGGCCTATGGATGGTCACACTGGGATATTACGATGTCTGGTATCACCAGGCACCGGAGATTCATAAAAGCATCGGGACACTGCTGTTTATCGTTATGGTGGTTCGGGTCATTTGGCGTTTCGTTTCACCGCCGCCCAAACCTTTGGCCAGCTACGGTCGTTTTACTCGCGTCAGCGCGATCCTCGCCCATCTGGCGTTATATGTCGTGCTGTTCAGCATTCTAATCAGCGGCTATCTGATTTCGACCGCTGACGGTCAACCGATCAGCGTTTTCGGTTGGTTCGACATCCCCGCCACCGTCACCGGCATGGCGGAACAGGCCGATACGGCCGGTACCATCCACCTTTACCTGGCCTGGGTCGTGGTAGTGCTTTCAGTTCTGCACGGTCTGGCCGCGCTTAAACATCACTTTGTTGATCGTGATGTTACTTTGAAACGGATGCTGGGTAGCAGCGCCGATTAA
- the rcsA_1 gene encoding Colanic acid capsular biosynthesis activation protein A, with amino-acid sequence MKLLVVDECCFTRVGIDNYFTDNVFAQIKCCHSLEQATPLLEHYRPSHILVNLTKHCRHSEDDAQLQAFIEATPSALLFIYLDTPYPYSEAPMRIADHAFLFNKATLPVTLRMMREKPVSLMDCSVEHSLFSPQELTVMKHWMAEMPNYRIAKKLQISSHTVYVHKRHITEKINARNRLEFYSLYNVLRYFYPPSVSASPMSLSLLAV; translated from the coding sequence ATGAAACTGCTTGTCGTGGACGAATGCTGCTTCACTCGGGTCGGGATCGATAACTATTTTACGGACAATGTTTTCGCCCAGATAAAATGTTGTCACAGCCTGGAACAGGCGACTCCCCTGCTGGAGCACTACCGACCCAGTCATATCCTGGTCAACCTGACCAAACATTGCCGTCATAGTGAAGATGATGCCCAACTGCAGGCTTTTATTGAAGCCACCCCATCGGCATTGCTGTTCATTTACCTGGACACCCCCTATCCCTATAGCGAAGCGCCAATGCGTATCGCCGACCATGCTTTCCTGTTCAATAAAGCCACGCTGCCAGTGACATTACGCATGATGCGGGAAAAACCGGTGTCACTGATGGATTGCAGCGTTGAACATTCGCTGTTCAGCCCGCAGGAACTGACGGTAATGAAGCACTGGATGGCGGAAATGCCCAATTACCGCATCGCAAAAAAGCTGCAAATCAGCTCGCACACCGTCTATGTTCACAAGCGGCATATCACAGAGAAAATCAACGCCCGCAACCGGCTGGAATTTTATTCGCTGTATAACGTGCTGCGTTACTTCTATCCGCCAAGTGTTTCTGCCAGCCCAATGTCATTGTCCTTACTGGCGGTATGA
- the solA gene encoding N-methyl-L-tryptophan oxidase, translating to MEYDLIVVGSGSVGAAAGYYATRAGLKVLMIDSAMPPHRNGSHHGDTRIIRHAYGEGEKYVPLILRAQALWNALIKQTGEELFQDCGVLNMGPLDSEFINNAQHSAQKFRLNTQSLSAEQINQRWPEFNAPEGYVGVFEPDAGFLRSEQAVASFIKLAKDAGCGQLFNCPVSAVQPIDGGVEVITPEGRFQGRKAVVTAGTWVKTLLPQLPIAPLRKVFSWHQADGRYSVNNRFPAFTVEALDGNHYYGFPADNDGLKVGKHDGGQPMETPEQRKPFGSFTSDGTEVFHFLRQFLPGVGVCLHGEACSYDMSPDEDFIIDTLPGCDRLMVISGLSGHGFKFASVLGEIAALFAEDKTPPVDITPFSLKRFI from the coding sequence GTGGAATATGACTTAATTGTTGTGGGCAGCGGTTCGGTAGGCGCGGCGGCAGGTTACTATGCGACACGGGCCGGCCTGAAAGTATTAATGATCGACAGCGCCATGCCCCCACACCGTAACGGCAGCCACCACGGCGATACCCGCATCATCCGCCATGCTTACGGTGAAGGCGAAAAGTATGTGCCGCTGATCCTGCGAGCCCAGGCCTTATGGAATGCCCTGATTAAACAAACAGGCGAAGAACTGTTCCAGGACTGCGGCGTTCTGAATATGGGGCCGCTGGATTCTGAATTTATCAACAACGCCCAGCACAGTGCACAAAAATTCCGCCTCAATACGCAAAGCCTTAGCGCAGAACAGATTAACCAGCGCTGGCCGGAATTCAATGCACCGGAAGGCTACGTGGGGGTGTTTGAGCCTGACGCCGGGTTCCTGCGCTCGGAACAGGCCGTTGCCAGTTTCATCAAACTGGCTAAAGATGCCGGCTGCGGCCAGTTGTTTAATTGCCCGGTTAGCGCAGTCCAGCCGATTGACGGCGGTGTGGAAGTGATCACCCCAGAAGGCCGCTTTCAGGGGCGTAAAGCCGTGGTCACCGCAGGGACCTGGGTTAAAACCCTGCTGCCACAGTTACCGATCGCGCCACTGCGGAAAGTTTTTTCCTGGCATCAGGCGGATGGCCGTTACAGCGTCAACAACCGTTTCCCGGCATTTACCGTCGAAGCGCTGGACGGCAACCACTATTACGGGTTTCCTGCCGACAATGACGGCTTGAAAGTGGGTAAACACGATGGTGGCCAACCAATGGAGACACCGGAGCAGCGCAAACCTTTTGGCAGTTTCACCTCGGATGGAACTGAGGTTTTCCATTTTCTGCGCCAATTTTTACCGGGTGTAGGGGTATGTTTACACGGAGAAGCATGCAGTTATGATATGAGTCCTGATGAAGATTTCATCATCGATACCCTGCCAGGATGCGATCGCTTAATGGTCATCAGCGGCCTGAGCGGCCATGGTTTCAAGTTTGCCAGCGTGTTAGGTGAGATCGCCGCACTCTTTGCTGAAGATAAAACCCCACCGGTGGATATCACTCCTTTCTCACTGAAACGCTTCATTTAA
- the namA gene encoding NADPH dehydrogenase has translation MRQLFTPIALGKLNLPNRIIIAPMCQYSADHGKATEWHTLHLGHLSLSGAGLLIVEASSVAPEGRITPSDLGLWGEATRADAQRPPRHSVNPEITVPAARAIPATSSNGLNCRCAPRLPSSAPLTNNPALNHVANIRTP, from the coding sequence ATGAGGCAGCTATTTACCCCCATTGCGCTGGGAAAACTGAATTTACCCAACCGTATTATTATTGCACCGATGTGCCAATATTCTGCCGACCACGGCAAAGCCACCGAGTGGCATACCCTGCATCTTGGGCATCTGTCCTTGTCCGGTGCCGGCCTGCTGATTGTCGAAGCCAGCTCGGTCGCCCCCGAAGGGCGCATTACGCCCAGCGACCTCGGTTTGTGGGGCGAGGCTACCAGGGCGGATGCTCAGCGCCCACCCCGGCATTCGGTAAACCCGGAAATCACCGTTCCCGCAGCCAGGGCGATCCCCGCCACCAGCAGCAACGGATTAAACTGCAGATGCGCACCCAGGCTGCCCAGCAGTGCTCCGCTGACCAACAATCCTGCACTCAACCATGTAGCCAACATAAGAACCCCCTAA
- the htrB_1 gene encoding Lipid A biosynthesis lauroyl acyltransferase, whose amino-acid sequence MTQVPSFNRSLLHPRYWLTWLGIGLLYLLVLLPYPIIYRLGTSLGRFSMRFLKRRVAIAQRNLVLCFPDMPQAERDALVVQNFESVGMGLFETGMAWFWPNWRIERWFQVSGLEHIQKARDNHQGVLLIGLHFLTLELGARIFGIHNPGIGVYRPHDNKLMDWLQTWGRMRSNKSMLDRKDVKGMIRALKQGDIIWYAPDHDYGPRSSVFAPTVRRRESRHHHRQLRAGENGQASHYSLYPAPPAGCQRV is encoded by the coding sequence ATGACTCAAGTTCCTTCTTTTAATCGCTCTTTACTGCATCCGCGTTATTGGCTCACCTGGCTCGGCATTGGTTTGCTTTACCTGTTGGTCTTGCTGCCTTATCCGATTATCTATCGCCTAGGCACCTCGCTTGGCCGTTTTTCCATGCGATTTCTCAAGCGCCGCGTGGCAATAGCCCAACGTAATCTGGTGCTGTGCTTCCCGGACATGCCGCAAGCCGAACGCGATGCGTTGGTGGTGCAAAATTTTGAATCCGTCGGTATGGGCCTGTTTGAAACCGGTATGGCGTGGTTTTGGCCAAACTGGCGTATCGAACGCTGGTTCCAGGTTAGCGGGCTGGAACATATTCAGAAGGCACGAGACAACCATCAGGGGGTTTTGCTGATCGGTCTGCACTTCCTGACGCTGGAACTGGGTGCCCGTATCTTTGGCATTCATAATCCAGGCATCGGCGTTTACCGGCCGCATGACAACAAGCTGATGGACTGGCTGCAGACCTGGGGCCGCATGCGTTCCAACAAATCGATGCTGGACCGTAAGGACGTAAAAGGCATGATCCGCGCGCTAAAGCAGGGGGACATCATCTGGTACGCCCCGGACCATGACTATGGCCCACGTAGCAGCGTGTTCGCCCCCACTGTTCGCCGTAGAGAAAGCCGCCACCACCACCGGCAGCTACGTGCTGGTGAGAATGGGCAAGCCAGCCATTATTCCCTTTACCCCGCGCCGCCTGCCGGATGCCAAAGGGTATGA
- the tqsA_2 gene encoding Transport of quorum-sensing signal protein has product MGRTLLTDRSLRLAIMLAMLVIILAGVKAAVDVVVPFLLALFLAMVLNPLVAQLERWRVPRVLGVSLLVVVVVVLLMLFVGVLGASLNEFARSLPQYRGLMLEKLSELQHYADRFNITISTEAMLQYVDPSAAMNLITRLLSRFSGAMTNIFLLLMTVVFMLFEVQLLPYKLQQALDKPSEGMANIQRALDGVTRYLLIKTAISLATGIIVWAFLAVIDVRFAFIWGAAGVPAELYSQYWLGDRRRSAADSGSVI; this is encoded by the coding sequence ATGGGCCGAACCCTGTTGACCGATCGCAGCCTGCGGCTGGCCATTATGTTGGCGATGTTAGTGATTATTCTTGCCGGTGTGAAAGCGGCCGTGGATGTTGTGGTGCCTTTCCTGCTGGCACTGTTCCTCGCGATGGTGCTGAATCCGCTGGTGGCACAGCTCGAGCGCTGGCGGGTACCCCGGGTGCTGGGTGTGAGCTTGCTGGTGGTGGTTGTGGTGGTGTTGCTGATGCTGTTTGTCGGTGTGCTGGGGGCATCTCTGAACGAATTTGCTCGCTCATTGCCGCAGTACCGCGGCTTGATGTTGGAAAAGTTGAGCGAACTGCAGCACTACGCCGATCGTTTCAACATTACCATTTCCACCGAGGCGATGCTGCAGTACGTCGATCCCAGTGCGGCGATGAATCTGATCACTCGCCTGTTGAGCCGGTTTTCCGGCGCGATGACCAATATCTTCCTGTTGCTGATGACCGTGGTATTTATGCTGTTCGAAGTGCAGCTACTACCTTACAAATTGCAGCAGGCGTTGGATAAGCCAAGTGAAGGTATGGCCAATATACAGCGTGCGCTGGACGGCGTTACCCGTTATCTGCTGATCAAAACGGCGATCAGTCTGGCGACCGGGATTATCGTATGGGCCTTCCTTGCGGTTATTGATGTGCGTTTTGCCTTCATCTGGGGGGCTGCTGGCGTTCCTGCTGAATTATATTCCCAATATTGGCTCGGTGATCGCCGCCGTTCCGCCGCTGATTCAGGCTCTGTTATTTAA